The bacterium DNA window TGACCGGCATCCTCGCGGTGCTGGCGCTGTGGCAGGCGGTGATGGTGGTCTTCAAGGTGCCGCACTATATCGCCGCGACTCCGCTCGAGGTCGTGGACGCCCTGCGGGCGCAGCCCGTGATCCTGGCGACCAACGCCTGGCCCACGATCGTGGAGACGGTGGGCGGGTTCGTCACCGGCAACATCATCGCGGTGCTGATCGCGATCGGCTTCGTTCACAACCGCACCTTCCGGCACACGGTCTACCCGCTCGCCGTCACCGTCCGCACGCTTCCGATCGTGGCGATCAGCCCGATCCTCGTGCTGCTGCTCGGCAACGGCTACGCGCCCAAGATCGCGATCGCCGCGCTGATCACGTTCTTCCCGACCCTCGTGAACATGGTGGACGGGCTCAACGCGGTCGACGCACAGGCGCATGAGCTGATGCACGTGCTGTCCGCGACCAAGTGGGAAGTCTTCCGCTACCTGCGCTGGCCGACGTCGCTGCCGTACCTCTTCTCCGCGTTGCGCATCGCCAGCACCGCGAGCCTGCTCGGCGCCATCGTCGCGGAGTGGATCGGCTCGAACAAGGGGCTCGGGTATCTCATCCTCGCCTCCACGTACGACTACCGCACCCCGCTGCTGTACGCAACGATGGCGGTCGCCTCGGCGATCGCGCTGGCGCTGTTCGGCCTCATCTCAGTGCTGGAGAACTACTTCGTGCCGTGGCGGCGGACAGGAGGCGCTCCATGAAGACCGTGCACGAGCCCGCACGCGACGTGCCCGTCGTCGCCGATGCCGACGTCGTGGTGGTCGGGGGCGGGCCCGCCGGCATCGCCGCTGCGGTGGCGGCCGCGCGGAACGGCGCCCGGACGATGATCCTCGAGCGCTACGGGTACCTCGGCGGCCTCGCGTCCGGCGGGATGGTCCTGCTACTCGACGACATGTGCGACCGCGGCGGACGGACCGTCGGCGGCATCGGCCACGAGATCGTCGAGCGCATGGCCGCGGCCGGCGGCTGCGTCGTGCCGCCGCTCGAGGAGTGCTTCCGCCAGGACGAGGAGTTGTGGTGGAAGTGGGCGCGGTGGGGCTTCGAGGACTTCTACGCGCGCGTCCAGCCGCATCCGACGACGTACGGCGCCTCGTTCGACCCCGAGGTGTGGAAGCAGATCTCGAACGAGATGGCGCTCGGCGCCGGCGTGACGCTGCGGATGCATTCGTGGTTCTCCCGGCCGGTGGTGGAAGACGGCCGAATGCACGCGGTCGTGGTCGAGACGAAGGAGGGACGGCAGGCCGTCGAGGGCCGCCTCTTCATCGACGCGACGGGCGACGGCGACGTGTACGCGGGCGCCGGCGCGCCGCACATCAAGGGCTCCTACATGATGACGCTGGTTCACCGCCTCGCCGACGTCGACACCGCCCGCGCGACGCGGTTCGAGCGCGAACATCCGGAAGAGGCGAAGCGGCTCAACCATCAGGTGAAGCAGATTTTCGGCGCGTCCTGGGACCTCTGGTGGCTGCACACGCCGCGCGACGGCGTCATCTGGTGCAACACGCCGCACATCCACGGCCTCGACGGGCTGCGGGTGGAAGACCTGACCCGCCTCGAGGTCGAGGCGCGCCAGCGCTTCGTCCGGGCGGCCGCATGGCTGCGCGAGCACTTCCCCGGGTTCGAGCGCTCCTACGTCCTGGACGCCGCGCCGCAGGCGGGCGTGCGGCAGACGCGCCTGCTCCTCGGCGAGTACGTGCTGACCAAGGAAGACATCGTGGAGCGGCGGACGTTCCCCGACGTGATCGGGCGCGGCCGCGACTACTACATGCCCTACCGCAGCCTGCTGCCGGTCGGCGTCGACGGCCTGCTCGTGGCCGGCCGCCACTACTCGGCGACGCCGGAGGCGCAGAAGATCAGCCGGGAAATTCCGCCGTGCATGGTGATGGGCGAGGCGGCGGGGACCGCGGCGGCCATCGCCGTCGGGAAGAGCCTCGAGCCCCGGCGTGTCGACGTCGGCGAGCTGCAAGAACGCCTCGCCGCGCAGGGCGCGATCCTGGGCGCACCGATCGCCAACACGGCCCGGTATGGAGCGGCGGGATCATGAACGAGGCGGCGCGGCGCGAGGCCGGGATCCGCTACGCTAAGGACGGACCGCTCGCGAGGGTGACCATCGACCGCCCGAACGTGCTGAACGCGCTCAGCCGGGCCGCGCACGCGGCGCTGTCCTCCGTGTGGGACGAGATCCGCGACGACCGCGAGGTCCGCGTGGCCATTCTGAGCGGCGCCGGTACCAGGGCGTTCTGCGCCGGCACCGACCTCAAAGATCCCGACGCGAAGAACGGCGTCCCGTATTTGTGGGACGGGCCGGCCCTCGGGGCGGGCGGCCTGTCGTTCCGGCGGGATCTCCTGAAGCCGGTGATCGCGGCCGTGAACGGCCTCGCGCTCGGCACGGGCTTCGAGCTCGCGCTCGCCTGCGACCTCATCGTCGCGGCCGAGCACGCGGAGTTCGGCTTCCCGGAGCCCCGCGTCGGCTATATGGCGCTCGAC harbors:
- a CDS encoding ABC transporter permease, coding for MKAAGPAVVPADSPSATMKSKPPMGVPAGAARDRENGARRIVLSLTGILAVLALWQAVMVVFKVPHYIAATPLEVVDALRAQPVILATNAWPTIVETVGGFVTGNIIAVLIAIGFVHNRTFRHTVYPLAVTVRTLPIVAISPILVLLLGNGYAPKIAIAALITFFPTLVNMVDGLNAVDAQAHELMHVLSATKWEVFRYLRWPTSLPYLFSALRIASTASLLGAIVAEWIGSNKGLGYLILASTYDYRTPLLYATMAVASAIALALFGLISVLENYFVPWRRTGGAP
- a CDS encoding FAD-dependent oxidoreductase, translated to MKTVHEPARDVPVVADADVVVVGGGPAGIAAAVAAARNGARTMILERYGYLGGLASGGMVLLLDDMCDRGGRTVGGIGHEIVERMAAAGGCVVPPLEECFRQDEELWWKWARWGFEDFYARVQPHPTTYGASFDPEVWKQISNEMALGAGVTLRMHSWFSRPVVEDGRMHAVVVETKEGRQAVEGRLFIDATGDGDVYAGAGAPHIKGSYMMTLVHRLADVDTARATRFEREHPEEAKRLNHQVKQIFGASWDLWWLHTPRDGVIWCNTPHIHGLDGLRVEDLTRLEVEARQRFVRAAAWLREHFPGFERSYVLDAAPQAGVRQTRLLLGEYVLTKEDIVERRTFPDVIGRGRDYYMPYRSLLPVGVDGLLVAGRHYSATPEAQKISREIPPCMVMGEAAGTAAAIAVGKSLEPRRVDVGELQERLAAQGAILGAPIANTARYGAAGS
- a CDS encoding enoyl-CoA hydratase-related protein, with the translated sequence MNEAARREAGIRYAKDGPLARVTIDRPNVLNALSRAAHAALSSVWDEIRDDREVRVAILSGAGTRAFCAGTDLKDPDAKNGVPYLWDGPALGAGGLSFRRDLLKPVIAAVNGLALGTGFELALACDLIVAAEHAEFGFPEPRVGYMALDGGIAMLTRQVPYKMAMGMLLTGRRVSARDGHAAGFVNEVAPSDGVAAAAERWAADIIACAPLSVEGTKQIAMEGRDLPSWAAPRWFPRRVMEAVASEDSEEGTRAFREKRPPRWKGR